A genomic stretch from Methanomassiliicoccales archaeon includes:
- a CDS encoding radical SAM protein yields the protein MKEPLARYYSILDGKSKAYYLLAKKMQADFSPSQTDEELWKLHADQIADFHLHIGDEEFKSERMKGLDTPARSLLDLKLELAKRMLSRCEICEWRCHVNRNEGVKGRCGVLDPRIASEFLHYGEEPPLIPSYTIFFSGCNFKCVFCQNYDISTHPDEGIYLLPQRLAAKIAERFGGIARSKAISAMKVWSPMSAVNVNWVGGDPTPNLYYVLDVLQYAVVNIPQIWNSNMFLTEKSMELLDGIIDVYLTDFKYGNNSCARRLSGVQNYFEIVSRNHLLAAKQAEVIVRHLVLPNHIECCTKPVLKWIAENIPSALVNVMDQYRPMHRAFEHRDINRLLKPSEFEEAYAFARELNLHLV from the coding sequence ATGAAAGAGCCGTTGGCAAGATATTACTCCATTCTGGATGGTAAAAGCAAAGCCTACTATCTTCTCGCGAAAAAAATGCAGGCGGATTTCTCTCCCTCGCAGACGGATGAGGAACTCTGGAAATTGCATGCGGATCAAATTGCGGACTTTCATTTGCATATAGGCGACGAAGAGTTCAAATCAGAACGCATGAAGGGTTTGGATACACCAGCTAGGTCGTTGCTCGATCTAAAATTAGAACTTGCAAAAAGGATGCTGAGTCGGTGCGAGATTTGTGAATGGCGATGTCATGTCAACAGAAATGAAGGCGTTAAAGGTCGGTGCGGTGTTCTTGATCCGCGAATAGCAAGCGAATTTCTTCATTACGGGGAGGAACCTCCTCTGATTCCCTCTTATACAATTTTCTTCAGCGGATGCAATTTCAAATGTGTCTTTTGTCAGAATTACGACATCAGTACACATCCAGATGAAGGCATCTATCTACTGCCACAGCGTTTGGCCGCAAAGATCGCCGAAAGATTTGGTGGGATAGCTCGTTCCAAAGCAATTTCTGCGATGAAGGTTTGGAGTCCCATGTCCGCCGTTAATGTCAATTGGGTAGGAGGGGATCCGACGCCAAATCTGTATTATGTTCTCGATGTTCTCCAGTATGCGGTGGTCAACATTCCCCAGATTTGGAATTCGAATATGTTTCTGACAGAAAAATCGATGGAACTTTTAGACGGAATTATCGATGTCTATCTGACCGATTTCAAATATGGAAATAATTCGTGTGCTAGGCGTCTATCAGGCGTGCAAAACTATTTCGAGATTGTTTCCCGCAATCACCTACTCGCCGCAAAACAGGCCGAAGTCATCGTGCGGCACCTCGTGCTTCCAAATCATATCGAGTGCTGCACGAAACCTGTATTGAAGTGGATTGCCGAGAATATACCATCGGCGTTGGTCAATGTAATGGATCAATACAGGCCAATGCACAGGGCATTCGAGCACCGCGACATCAATCGACTCCTGAAGCCGTCGGAATTTGAGGAAGCCTATGCTTTCGCCCGCGAACTGAATCTTCATTTGGTTTGA
- a CDS encoding mechanosensitive ion channel, with protein sequence METRKRERRSKLVRNFNKTILMAIFGIAIISLVPCAFSLASASQPINIFSMDSHDQQINAGEIASYRWVLFNNASSAYLIHVSVNPLSDKDWHATFNKDFITLSPDQDETIILNITTSRTMGTKDLSFVVVFNVTEMSEPTNTYQITQNIHLKIVSLFGTRAGENKLFGIWDNFLPSPFDTNYGAFIFTLIGWIVIALVIAFIIDPIVHRFTRKTKTELDDRLLKIIHGPLFAIIVLYGIVNSLEILNIPIDIIATIELIYSISMVIIIVWLAYRIYDNILIYYAKSFAKKTEMEIDDVLVPLFEKIGMIIIPLLGFTAILHILGFDVTVIIAGVGVLGLVIGLAAQSTLSNLFAGLQLLVDRPFKVGDLILMEDGEVCEVRKIGLRSITLYDIFKHSNIIIPNNEIANKKIINIVQPDRKYKRSVTVGVAYGSDVKKVESILLQAALEHPNVLKDEEHAPVVRFEDFGDSALIFTIYFWVDDVRNQWKATSDIRKKIDEKFREAGIEIPFPQRTVWLRQLEKDTQTK encoded by the coding sequence GTGGAGACGAGAAAGCGGGAAAGGAGATCGAAACTGGTAAGGAATTTCAATAAGACCATACTGATGGCGATCTTTGGTATTGCGATTATTTCGCTCGTACCTTGCGCCTTTTCCCTTGCATCGGCATCTCAACCGATCAATATCTTTTCAATGGATTCACATGATCAACAGATCAATGCTGGTGAAATTGCAAGCTACAGATGGGTCTTATTCAATAACGCTTCTTCTGCGTATCTTATTCACGTTTCTGTCAATCCATTGTCGGATAAGGACTGGCATGCGACATTTAACAAGGATTTTATCACACTGAGTCCAGACCAAGACGAAACCATCATCCTGAATATTACGACATCTCGAACAATGGGGACCAAAGATCTCTCCTTCGTCGTTGTTTTCAATGTTACGGAAATGAGCGAACCAACAAACACTTATCAAATTACGCAGAACATTCATTTGAAAATTGTATCACTTTTTGGAACAAGAGCCGGAGAGAACAAATTGTTCGGAATATGGGATAACTTTCTTCCTTCACCTTTTGATACAAACTACGGAGCCTTCATCTTCACGCTCATTGGATGGATAGTAATTGCTTTGGTCATCGCTTTCATTATTGATCCAATCGTTCACAGATTTACAAGAAAAACGAAGACAGAACTCGATGATCGCCTTCTGAAGATTATTCACGGCCCGCTCTTTGCCATCATCGTCCTCTATGGAATCGTCAATTCGCTCGAGATCCTAAATATACCAATAGATATCATTGCAACAATTGAACTCATCTATAGCATTTCAATGGTTATCATCATCGTCTGGCTGGCATACAGAATATACGATAATATTCTCATCTATTACGCGAAATCCTTTGCCAAGAAAACGGAAATGGAGATCGACGATGTACTCGTCCCTCTTTTTGAAAAGATAGGGATGATTATCATACCTTTGCTAGGATTTACTGCCATTTTACACATTCTGGGCTTTGATGTGACGGTGATCATTGCTGGCGTTGGAGTACTCGGTCTCGTAATTGGTCTTGCAGCTCAATCCACTTTATCAAACCTCTTTGCCGGCTTGCAGCTACTGGTGGACAGACCATTCAAAGTTGGTGACCTGATCTTGATGGAGGACGGAGAAGTCTGTGAGGTTCGTAAGATTGGGTTGAGAAGCATCACGCTTTATGATATTTTCAAGCACTCAAATATTATAATACCAAATAACGAGATCGCCAATAAGAAGATCATCAACATTGTTCAGCCAGATAGAAAGTATAAGAGAAGCGTCACTGTTGGCGTTGCCTACGGCTCAGACGTCAAGAAGGTGGAATCGATCCTTTTACAAGCGGCGCTCGAACACCCGAACGTGTTGAAGGACGAGGAACATGCACCAGTTGTAAGATTTGAGGATTTCGGGGACTCCGCTCTCATTTTCACCATTTACTTCTGGGTCGACGATGTACGCAACCAGTGGAAGGCCACTTCCGATATCAGAAAGAAAATCGACGAGAAATTCCGCGAAGCGGGCATCGAGATCCCATTCCCGCAGAGAACGGTGTGGCTCAGGCAACTTGAGAAAGACACTCAAACCAAATGA